One window of Lawsonibacter asaccharolyticus genomic DNA carries:
- a CDS encoding enolase, whose amino-acid sequence MKQIIEIVDVLGREILDSRGNPTVEVEVYLEDGTVGRAAVPSGASTGIYEACELRDGDKGRYQGKGVVTAVNNVNTEIAEALIGTNVLDQVAIDKMLIDLDGTPNKSRLGANAILGASLACAKAAAESLGVSLYSYIGGTNAKMLPVPMMNILNGGAHATNNVEIQEFMIMPVGAPSFHEALRMCTEVFHTLKNTLKENGTPAAGVGDEGGYAPNLKKDEDALKVIVKAIEEAGYKPGEDFKIAIDAASSEWWDEEQKCYIQPKSGKKLTQQQLVNMWKKFADTYPIVSLEDGMAETDWEGWAMLTRAIGDKVQLVGDDLFVTNVERLATGIEKKVGNSILIKVNQIGTLTETLDAIQMANRAGYTAIVSHRSGETEDTTIADISVATNAGQIKTGAPSRTDRVAKYNQLLRIEEELGDIAEYPGMKAFFNLK is encoded by the coding sequence ATGAAGCAGATCATTGAGATCGTAGACGTTTTGGGCCGCGAGATCCTGGACAGCCGGGGCAACCCCACCGTGGAGGTGGAGGTCTACCTGGAGGACGGCACTGTGGGCCGCGCCGCGGTCCCTTCCGGCGCCTCCACCGGCATCTATGAGGCCTGCGAGCTGCGGGACGGCGACAAGGGCCGTTACCAGGGCAAGGGCGTGGTGACCGCGGTGAACAACGTGAATACCGAGATCGCTGAGGCCCTCATCGGCACCAACGTGCTGGACCAGGTGGCCATCGACAAGATGCTCATCGACCTGGATGGCACTCCCAACAAGAGCCGCCTGGGCGCCAACGCTATCCTTGGCGCCTCCCTGGCCTGCGCCAAGGCCGCGGCAGAGAGCCTGGGTGTCTCCCTGTACAGCTACATCGGCGGGACCAACGCTAAGATGCTGCCTGTGCCCATGATGAACATCCTAAACGGCGGTGCCCATGCCACCAACAACGTGGAGATCCAGGAATTCATGATCATGCCCGTGGGGGCCCCCAGTTTCCATGAGGCTCTGCGCATGTGCACTGAGGTGTTCCACACTTTGAAGAACACCCTGAAGGAGAACGGCACCCCCGCCGCCGGCGTGGGCGACGAGGGCGGCTACGCCCCCAACCTGAAGAAGGACGAGGATGCCCTGAAGGTCATCGTGAAGGCCATCGAGGAGGCCGGCTACAAGCCCGGTGAGGACTTCAAGATCGCCATCGACGCCGCCTCCTCCGAGTGGTGGGACGAGGAGCAGAAGTGCTATATCCAGCCCAAGTCCGGCAAGAAGCTGACCCAGCAGCAGCTGGTGAACATGTGGAAGAAGTTTGCCGACACCTACCCCATCGTCTCCCTGGAGGACGGCATGGCCGAGACCGACTGGGAGGGCTGGGCTATGCTGACCCGTGCCATCGGCGACAAGGTCCAGCTGGTGGGCGACGACCTGTTCGTCACCAACGTGGAGCGCCTGGCCACCGGCATCGAGAAGAAGGTGGGCAACTCCATCCTCATCAAGGTCAACCAGATCGGCACCCTGACCGAGACCCTGGATGCCATCCAGATGGCAAACCGGGCCGGCTACACCGCCATCGTGTCCCACCGCTCCGGGGAGACCGAGGATACCACCATCGCCGACATCTCCGTGGCTACCAACGCCGGTCAGATCAAGACCGGGGCCCCCAGCCGCACCGACCGCGTGGCCAAGTACAACCAGCTGCTCCGCATCGAGGAGGAGCTGGGCGACATCGCGGAGTACCCCGGCATGAAGGCGTTCTTCAACCTGAAGTAA
- a CDS encoding chromate transporter, protein MILLRLFYEFFKTGLFSVGGGMATIPFLQHMGETTGWFTNQDLTTMIAVSESTPGPLGVNMATYVGYQTAGVPGALVATLGVITPGAILILIIAGFLQKFRSNRSVEAVFAGLRPASTALIAAAGLSVAYSVFTASDALSPNSFPAIQWTAVVLTLAMFAAMKWTPLKKLHPIAFIAAGAAAGILLQL, encoded by the coding sequence ATGATCCTGCTGCGCCTCTTTTATGAGTTTTTTAAGACTGGTCTGTTCTCTGTGGGCGGGGGTATGGCCACGATTCCCTTTCTGCAGCATATGGGGGAGACCACCGGCTGGTTCACGAATCAGGATCTGACTACTATGATCGCGGTTTCCGAGTCCACACCGGGCCCGCTGGGGGTGAACATGGCCACCTATGTTGGCTACCAGACCGCTGGAGTCCCCGGGGCGCTTGTGGCAACGCTGGGGGTGATCACGCCGGGGGCCATACTGATCCTGATAATTGCGGGATTTTTGCAGAAGTTTCGGAGCAACCGGAGCGTGGAGGCGGTGTTTGCCGGGCTGCGTCCCGCCTCCACTGCGCTGATCGCGGCAGCGGGCCTGAGTGTGGCGTATTCAGTTTTTACGGCATCAGACGCCCTCTCACCGAACAGCTTTCCGGCCATTCAGTGGACAGCGGTGGTGCTGACGCTGGCGATGTTCGCGGCAATGAAGTGGACGCCCCTGAAAAAACTTCACCCTATCGCCTTTATTGCGGCAGGAGCGGCAGCCGGCATTTTACTTCAGCTCTAA
- a CDS encoding triose-phosphate isomerase yields MNYNKKTVRDIDVAGKKVLLRCDFNVPMAKDGSGVITDDKRIRAALPTIQYLLEQNAAVVACSHMGKPKGEVKPELSLKPVAARLSELLGKPVIMAEDVVGPDARAKAAALKPGEILLLENTRFEPGETKNDPALAKAMASLADVYVSDAFGAVHRAHASTAGVADYLPAVSGFLIQKELEVIGGALADPKRPLVAILGGSKVSSKIGVINNLLEIADTIIIGGGMAYTFSAAQGGKVGDSLLEADWESYANEMVQKAAAKGVKLLLPVDTVCADAFAPDANSQVVKAGEIPDGWQGLDIGPETVKLYCGAVAGAGTVIWNGPMGVFEFPAFAKGTEAVAEALSKTDAITIIGGGDSAAAVQQLGYADKMTHISTGGGASLEFMEGKELPGVACLLDK; encoded by the coding sequence ATGAACTACAACAAGAAGACAGTGCGCGACATCGATGTGGCGGGCAAAAAGGTGCTGCTGCGGTGCGACTTCAACGTGCCCATGGCCAAGGACGGCAGCGGCGTCATCACCGACGACAAGCGCATCCGTGCCGCCCTGCCCACCATCCAGTATCTGCTGGAGCAGAACGCTGCGGTGGTCGCCTGCTCCCACATGGGCAAGCCCAAGGGCGAGGTCAAGCCCGAGCTGTCTCTGAAGCCGGTGGCCGCCCGCCTGAGCGAGCTGCTGGGCAAGCCGGTCATCATGGCGGAGGACGTGGTGGGCCCCGATGCCCGGGCCAAGGCCGCCGCCCTGAAGCCCGGCGAGATCCTGCTGCTGGAAAATACCAGATTTGAGCCCGGCGAGACCAAGAACGACCCCGCCCTGGCCAAGGCCATGGCCTCTCTGGCCGACGTGTACGTGTCCGACGCCTTCGGCGCGGTCCACCGCGCCCATGCCTCCACCGCCGGCGTGGCCGACTACCTGCCCGCTGTGTCCGGCTTTCTCATCCAGAAGGAGCTGGAAGTTATCGGCGGCGCCCTGGCCGATCCCAAGCGCCCCCTGGTGGCCATCCTGGGCGGCTCCAAGGTATCCAGCAAGATCGGGGTCATCAACAACCTGCTGGAGATCGCCGACACCATCATCATCGGCGGCGGCATGGCCTACACCTTCTCCGCCGCCCAGGGCGGCAAGGTGGGGGACTCCCTGCTGGAGGCCGATTGGGAGAGCTACGCCAATGAGATGGTCCAGAAAGCGGCGGCTAAGGGCGTGAAGCTGCTTCTGCCGGTGGACACCGTGTGCGCCGACGCCTTTGCACCCGACGCCAACAGCCAGGTGGTCAAGGCCGGGGAGATTCCCGACGGCTGGCAGGGCCTGGACATCGGACCCGAGACCGTGAAGCTGTACTGCGGCGCCGTAGCCGGCGCGGGCACAGTGATCTGGAACGGCCCTATGGGTGTGTTCGAGTTCCCCGCCTTTGCCAAGGGGACTGAGGCGGTGGCCGAGGCTCTGTCAAAGACGGACGCCATCACCATCATCGGCGGCGGCGACTCCGCGGCCGCAGTGCAGCAGCTGGGCTATGCCGACAAGATGACCCACATCAGCACCGGCGGCGGCGCCAGCCTGGAATTCATGGAGGGCAAAGAGCTGCCCGGCGTAGCCTGCCTGCTGGATAAATAA
- a CDS encoding triosephosphate isomerase: MNRRYRKTIIAGNWKMNNTLSQTKQFAEEIKPIMPRGKWCNVVLCVPAVNITTAVRLFKDCHIAIGAETCHYEDHGAYTGEITAEMIKEAGAKYVIIGHSERRQYYNETDFTVNKKVHAALEVGLNPIVCVGESLEQRELGVTMELIAYQVKAALAGVPADKMRHVVIAYEPLWAIGTGKTATAEQAGEVCQAIRAVIRKLYGAHVARSVTIQYGGSMNAKNAAELLAQPDVDGGLIGGASLKPADFVEIINAANQE; encoded by the coding sequence ATGAACAGAAGATATCGCAAGACCATTATTGCCGGAAACTGGAAGATGAACAACACCCTCTCCCAGACCAAGCAGTTCGCCGAGGAGATCAAGCCCATTATGCCCCGGGGAAAGTGGTGCAACGTGGTCCTGTGCGTCCCGGCCGTCAATATCACCACCGCCGTCCGCCTGTTCAAGGACTGCCACATCGCCATTGGCGCGGAGACCTGCCACTATGAGGACCACGGCGCCTATACCGGTGAGATCACTGCGGAGATGATCAAGGAGGCGGGGGCCAAGTATGTTATCATTGGCCACTCTGAGCGCCGCCAGTACTACAACGAGACCGACTTCACCGTCAATAAGAAGGTCCACGCCGCCCTGGAGGTGGGGCTGAACCCCATCGTCTGTGTGGGCGAGAGCCTGGAGCAGCGGGAGCTGGGAGTGACCATGGAGCTGATCGCCTATCAGGTGAAGGCTGCCTTGGCCGGCGTGCCCGCCGACAAGATGCGCCATGTGGTCATCGCCTATGAGCCTCTGTGGGCCATCGGCACCGGCAAGACCGCCACCGCCGAGCAGGCTGGTGAGGTGTGCCAGGCTATCCGTGCTGTCATCCGCAAGCTGTACGGCGCCCATGTGGCCCGTTCCGTCACCATCCAGTACGGCGGCTCCATGAACGCCAAGAACGCCGCCGAGCTGCTGGCCCAGCCCGACGTGGATGGCGGCCTGATTGGCGGAGCCTCCCTGAAGCCTGCGGACTTCGTGGAGATCATCAACGCGGCAAACCAGGAGTAA
- a CDS encoding NAD+ synthetase, whose product MRDGFIKVAAGTPKIRVADCRYNAEQIFTMMREADKQGVKVLCLPELCLTGYTCGDLFLQDTLLCGAEEGLQTILEATRNLDMVTVLGLPVRCKWDNKLYNCAAVIQSGEILGLVPKTYLPNYGEFYEQRWFASGAGVETSVDLCGETVDMDAAGLFACETVPNLVLGVEICEDLWATEPPSARLARGGATVILNLSASNELVGKSGYRRNLVVGQSGRLVCGYVYADAGEGESTTDLVFTGHNMIAENGALLAERRFATGLTISEIDVDRLAYERRRMTTFNGQRQADLWRASFSLPLEETRLTRAVSPAPFVPADAEDRAERCNEILKIAALGLKKRLEHTGARTAVVGLSGGLDSTLAILITAVAMKLLDRPASDIIAVTMPCFGTTDRTRDNAVELAERLGATLKRIDIGSAVKVHFKDIGQSMEDHSVTFENGQARERTQVLMDIANQNGGLVIGTGDLSELALGWATYNGDHMSMYGVNAGIPKTLVRHLVAFVSDDKGSEDPRLSAVLDDILDTPVSPELLPAIEGKISQKTEDLVGPYELHDFFLYYAIRWGFPPRKVFRLAEHALGRTYDRATILKWLNSFYRRFFTQQFKRSCLPDGPKVGSVTLSPRGDWRMPSDAVAALWLEELEGLE is encoded by the coding sequence ATGCGGGACGGATTTATCAAAGTGGCAGCGGGCACCCCGAAGATCCGGGTGGCGGACTGCCGCTATAACGCGGAACAGATCTTTACCATGATGCGGGAGGCGGACAAGCAGGGCGTCAAGGTCCTCTGCCTGCCGGAGCTGTGCCTCACCGGCTATACCTGTGGGGACCTGTTTTTGCAGGACACCCTGCTGTGTGGGGCGGAGGAGGGGCTTCAGACCATCCTGGAGGCCACTCGAAACTTGGATATGGTGACCGTGCTGGGCCTGCCGGTGCGGTGCAAATGGGACAACAAGCTGTATAACTGCGCCGCAGTCATCCAGAGCGGCGAGATCCTGGGACTGGTGCCCAAGACCTATCTGCCCAATTACGGGGAGTTTTATGAACAGCGGTGGTTTGCCTCCGGAGCGGGTGTGGAGACCAGTGTGGACCTGTGCGGGGAGACCGTGGACATGGACGCCGCGGGGCTCTTTGCCTGTGAGACAGTGCCCAACCTGGTCCTGGGCGTGGAGATCTGTGAGGACCTGTGGGCCACCGAGCCCCCCTCCGCCCGGCTGGCCCGGGGCGGGGCTACGGTGATCCTGAACCTGTCGGCCTCCAACGAGCTGGTGGGCAAGTCTGGATACCGCCGCAATCTGGTGGTGGGGCAGTCAGGGCGCCTGGTGTGCGGATATGTGTACGCCGATGCTGGGGAAGGAGAGTCCACCACCGACCTGGTGTTCACCGGCCACAACATGATCGCCGAGAACGGTGCCCTGCTGGCGGAGCGGCGCTTTGCCACGGGGCTCACCATCAGCGAGATCGATGTGGACCGGCTGGCCTATGAACGCCGCCGGATGACCACCTTCAACGGCCAGAGACAGGCGGATCTCTGGCGGGCCTCCTTCTCCCTGCCCCTGGAGGAGACACGGCTCACCCGGGCGGTCTCTCCCGCCCCCTTCGTCCCCGCTGATGCGGAGGACCGGGCGGAGCGGTGCAATGAAATTTTGAAAATTGCGGCCCTGGGCCTGAAAAAGCGTTTGGAGCATACCGGGGCCAGGACGGCGGTGGTGGGCCTGTCCGGCGGGCTGGACTCCACCCTGGCCATTCTGATCACCGCAGTGGCTATGAAGCTGCTGGACCGCCCGGCCAGCGATATCATCGCGGTGACCATGCCCTGCTTCGGAACCACCGACCGTACCCGGGATAACGCCGTGGAGCTGGCCGAGCGCCTGGGGGCCACCCTGAAGCGCATCGACATCGGCAGCGCGGTAAAGGTCCACTTCAAGGACATCGGACAGTCCATGGAGGACCACTCGGTGACCTTCGAGAACGGCCAGGCCCGGGAGCGGACCCAGGTGCTCATGGACATCGCCAATCAGAACGGCGGGCTGGTCATCGGCACCGGCGACCTGTCCGAGCTGGCCTTGGGCTGGGCCACCTACAACGGGGATCACATGTCCATGTATGGGGTCAACGCAGGCATCCCAAAGACTCTGGTGCGCCATCTGGTGGCCTTCGTCTCCGACGACAAGGGCAGCGAGGACCCACGCCTGTCCGCCGTACTGGACGACATCCTGGACACCCCAGTCTCCCCGGAGCTGCTGCCCGCCATCGAGGGGAAGATCAGTCAAAAGACGGAGGACCTGGTGGGCCCCTATGAGCTCCACGACTTCTTCCTGTACTACGCCATCCGCTGGGGCTTCCCTCCCAGGAAGGTGTTCCGTCTGGCGGAGCACGCCTTGGGCCGGACCTACGACCGGGCCACCATCCTGAAGTGGCTGAACAGCTTCTACCGCCGGTTCTTCACTCAGCAGTTTAAACGTTCCTGCCTGCCAGACGGCCCCAAGGTGGGCTCTGTCACCCTGTCCCCCCGGGGCGACTGGCGGATGCCCAGCGATGCGGTGGCGGCGCTGTGGCTGGAGGAATTGGAGGGCCTGGAGTAA
- a CDS encoding chromate transporter has protein sequence MNLYLDLFLTFAKVGVCTFGGGYAMLPILQREVVEKKGWVTEEEVTDYFAIGQCTPGIIAVNTSVFIGHRQRGVPGGIAAALGVVFPSFVVITIIAAFLTKFATYPVVQHALAGINAAVVALIAVSVLKLGKTNLRGRPAVCIFLGVLVLGELSGLLAVDPATPLGAVLDLLSNPAFLVVAAGATGWLLGRVKLPSQGGEDR, from the coding sequence TTGAACCTTTATTTGGACCTGTTTCTGACCTTTGCCAAGGTGGGAGTATGTACCTTCGGCGGTGGCTACGCCATGCTGCCCATCCTCCAGCGGGAGGTGGTGGAGAAAAAGGGCTGGGTCACAGAGGAGGAAGTCACTGACTACTTTGCCATCGGACAGTGCACTCCGGGCATCATCGCCGTCAACACATCGGTTTTTATCGGCCACCGTCAGCGGGGGGTCCCAGGAGGAATTGCCGCCGCCCTGGGAGTGGTGTTTCCCAGCTTTGTGGTCATCACCATCATAGCCGCATTCCTCACAAAATTTGCGACCTATCCGGTGGTTCAGCACGCCCTGGCGGGCATCAATGCCGCAGTGGTAGCACTGATTGCAGTCAGCGTGCTCAAGCTGGGAAAGACAAATTTGAGGGGGAGACCCGCAGTATGCATCTTTTTGGGAGTTCTGGTGCTGGGAGAGCTGTCCGGGCTGCTGGCTGTGGACCCGGCCACCCCGCTGGGAGCGGTGCTGGATCTCCTCTCCAATCCTGCATTCCTTGTGGTGGCAGCCGGAGCGACAGGCTGGCTGCTGGGCCGGGTGAAGCTCCCATCCCAAGGAGGTGAGGACAGATGA
- a CDS encoding tRNA/rRNA methyltransferase SpoU, with protein MLNIVLVEPEIPQNCGNIARTCAATRSRLHLIRPLGFDISEKAVRRAGLDYWPMVDLRVYDGLEQFFTEHPAPDLWLATTKAPRSYDQAQFRDGCYLFFGKETAGLPLGFREEHRERCIRIPMRPDARSLNLANSVAVVAYEALRQLGFPGLSGQGEMAEGL; from the coding sequence TTGCTGAACATCGTATTGGTAGAGCCGGAGATCCCCCAGAACTGCGGGAACATTGCCCGGACCTGCGCCGCCACCCGCAGCCGCCTCCACCTGATCCGCCCTCTGGGGTTCGACATCAGTGAGAAGGCGGTGCGCCGGGCCGGGCTGGATTACTGGCCCATGGTGGACCTGCGGGTCTACGACGGACTGGAGCAGTTTTTTACCGAGCATCCCGCTCCCGACCTCTGGCTGGCCACCACCAAGGCGCCCCGAAGCTATGACCAGGCCCAGTTCCGGGATGGCTGCTACCTGTTCTTTGGCAAGGAGACTGCGGGCCTCCCACTGGGCTTTCGGGAGGAGCACAGGGAGCGGTGCATCCGCATCCCTATGCGCCCTGACGCCCGCAGCCTGAACTTGGCCAACTCTGTGGCAGTGGTGGCCTACGAGGCCCTGCGCCAGCTGGGCTTTCCCGGGCTGTCCGGGCAGGGCGAGATGGCGGAGGGGCTGTGA
- a CDS encoding antibiotic transport system ATP-binding protein produces MIEVENLVKRYGGHLAVDHLSFTVEKGCVCGFLGPNGAGKSTTMNMMTGYLAPTEGEVRVDGHSVTQDPAGAKACIGYLPEQPPLYVDMTVREYLEFAAGLKRIPRGERAAQLDRILEMTRTADVSGRLIRNLSKGYRQRVGLAQALIGFPHILILDEPTVGLDPKQILEIRALIRELAQEHTVILSSHILSEVQEVCDHIFIIHHGRLVAQGTPAQLERELAGTPAITLLLKAAPEEGRVLLSGVPGVAEVAPLPCGEAGAALLRLTPAEGADPREAVFRACAGADLPILEMRRESLSLEQIFLELTSDASAAGQAGGRRRPFGRRDSAEPEPAPETAITEHGEEAEP; encoded by the coding sequence GTGATCGAAGTAGAAAATCTGGTGAAGCGGTACGGCGGCCATCTGGCGGTGGACCACCTGAGCTTCACAGTGGAGAAGGGCTGCGTCTGCGGCTTCCTGGGCCCAAACGGCGCCGGGAAATCCACCACCATGAATATGATGACCGGCTATCTCGCCCCCACTGAAGGGGAGGTCCGGGTAGACGGCCACAGTGTGACTCAGGACCCGGCGGGGGCCAAGGCCTGCATCGGCTATCTGCCGGAGCAGCCGCCCCTCTATGTGGACATGACGGTGCGGGAGTATCTGGAGTTTGCCGCCGGGCTCAAGCGAATCCCCAGGGGGGAGCGGGCCGCTCAGCTGGACCGCATCCTGGAGATGACCCGGACCGCCGACGTGTCCGGCCGGCTGATCCGCAACCTGTCCAAGGGCTACCGCCAGCGGGTGGGGCTGGCCCAGGCGCTGATCGGCTTCCCACACATCCTGATCCTGGATGAGCCCACTGTAGGCCTGGACCCCAAGCAGATCCTGGAGATCCGCGCCCTAATCCGGGAGCTGGCCCAGGAGCACACTGTGATCCTCAGCTCCCATATCCTCTCCGAGGTCCAGGAGGTCTGCGACCACATCTTTATCATCCACCACGGCCGGCTGGTGGCCCAAGGCACTCCGGCCCAGCTGGAGCGGGAGCTGGCAGGCACCCCTGCCATCACCCTGCTGCTCAAGGCCGCCCCGGAGGAAGGCCGGGTCCTGCTCTCCGGCGTCCCCGGCGTAGCGGAGGTGGCGCCGCTGCCCTGCGGGGAGGCGGGCGCCGCCCTGCTGCGCCTGACTCCCGCGGAGGGGGCCGATCCCAGGGAGGCCGTCTTCCGCGCCTGTGCGGGGGCGGACCTGCCGATCCTGGAGATGAGGCGGGAGTCCCTGTCCCTGGAGCAGATCTTCCTGGAGCTGACCTCCGACGCCTCCGCCGCCGGACAGGCTGGCGGCCGCAGGCGCCCCTTCGGGCGCAGAGATTCGGCGGAGCCGGAGCCCGCTCCGGAGACAGCCATCACGGAACACGGAGAGGAGGCGGAGCCATGA